In Helicobacter mastomyrinus, a single genomic region encodes these proteins:
- a CDS encoding RidA family protein, producing the protein MQNITPISTANAPQAIGPYSQAYICNGMIYTSGQIALTPQGTFIEGNITAQSIQVLENLKAILESAGSSLQKVIKTTVFLSNMEDFNTLNTIYAQYFGSHKPARSTIAVKTLPKNALVEIECIATL; encoded by the coding sequence ATGCAAAACATTACTCCCATTAGCACAGCAAACGCCCCCCAAGCCATTGGTCCCTATTCACAAGCCTATATCTGCAATGGTATGATTTACACCTCAGGGCAAATTGCCCTCACGCCACAAGGTACTTTTATAGAGGGTAATATTACCGCTCAAAGCATACAAGTGCTTGAAAATCTCAAAGCTATTCTAGAATCTGCGGGAAGCAGTTTGCAAAAAGTCATTAAAACCACCGTTTTTCTTAGCAATATGGAGGATTTTAACACCCTTAATACTATATATGCACAATACTTTGGCTCACATAAACCTGCTCGCAGCACAATTGCGGTAAAGACACTTCCTAAAAATGCACTTGTAGAAATCGAGTGCATTGCTACACTCTAA
- the sppA gene encoding signal peptide peptidase SppA codes for MDDLRNIFRIFTAPLDFINKYFKSLIFIFIVLLILVPSNDTKEHQKPNLAKLYLTMPIYESESFAAQIKKITDNKHIQGVLLIIDSPGGAVGASIEIADMIKHLSTKMPVVAYVRGSMASGSYYAGMYANEIYANRGALVGSIGVIFSGMNIAELMEKVGIKEQGIKAGAYKEVGTMTRQWSESEKDFLEHLINEQYTMFWQDVIKARGSKLVSKNHHQFAEGKIFSASQAQKLGLIDKVGSMQEAISALQKHSNVEKPVWLKKDKFEDYMDKLLDSMSSKVLSLTAPSLKAHL; via the coding sequence ATGGACGATTTACGCAATATATTTCGTATTTTTACCGCCCCACTTGATTTTATCAATAAATATTTTAAGTCGCTTATCTTTATCTTTATTGTGCTGCTTATTCTAGTCCCAAGCAACGATACGAAAGAGCACCAAAAACCCAATTTGGCTAAGCTCTATCTCACTATGCCTATTTATGAGAGCGAGAGCTTTGCCGCACAAATAAAGAAAATCACAGACAATAAGCATATTCAAGGTGTGCTACTCATTATTGATTCGCCCGGTGGAGCGGTGGGAGCGAGTATAGAAATTGCCGATATGATTAAACACCTTTCTACTAAAATGCCTGTGGTCGCCTATGTGCGTGGCTCAATGGCAAGTGGAAGCTACTATGCGGGTATGTATGCTAATGAAATTTATGCTAATCGTGGGGCATTAGTTGGCTCTATTGGCGTGATTTTTAGCGGTATGAATATAGCAGAGCTAATGGAAAAAGTAGGTATCAAGGAGCAAGGTATTAAAGCAGGTGCGTATAAAGAAGTAGGTACGATGACACGCCAATGGAGCGAATCAGAAAAAGATTTTTTAGAACATCTTATCAATGAGCAATACACGATGTTTTGGCAAGATGTCATCAAGGCTCGTGGATCAAAGCTTGTAAGCAAAAATCATCATCAATTTGCAGAGGGTAAAATATTCTCCGCATCTCAGGCTCAAAAACTAGGATTGATTGATAAAGTTGGCTCAATGCAAGAAGCAATTAGCGCATTACAAAAGCATAGTAATGTAGAAAAGCCCGTATGGCTTAAAAAAGACAAGTTTGAAGATTATATGGATAAACTCTTAGATTCTATGAGTTCTAAGGTGCTTTCACTCACTGCTCCCTCGCTCAAGGCACATTTGTGA